The genome window GGCGCTCATGCCGTGCCTCGAGGTCGGTCCCCCGAGCGCCATTGTCACAAATGTTGAAATCTCCGAGATTTCGGATGACGTACAGCGATATAAGCTATTTGAAATCAGATAGTTAGACAATTGAAGTGAGAGGAGTTCGAAGCGATGCCCGAGACCCTTCAGGAGCGCATCAAGAAGGCCCTTCGGCCGGTGCCGGACTATCCCAAGCTGGGCTCGACCTTCTATGACAGCGTCGAGGTCTTCCGGCATGGGTCCCTGCTGAAGGACGTGGTGGAGGCCATGGTGGCCCCATTCGAGGGGCAGGGGGTGTCCCACGTCGTCGGGATCGAGCCACAGGGGCAGATCCTCGGCGGGGCGGTCGCCGTGGCGCTGGGGGCCGGGTTCATCTCGGCCCGGAAGCCGCGGAAGCTCCCCTGGGTCCAGGTGCGCCAGGTCTATTCGCTGGAATACGGGGACGATTCGCTCGAGGCTCGCCGGGACGACTTCGTCGGTGAGGACCGGGTGGTGGTGGTGGACGACCTGCTGTCCTCGGGCGGGACGGCGGCGGCGGCGGGAGAACTGGTCGGTGCGCTGCGCGGCAAGCTGATCGGGTACACCTTCATCATGGAGGCGCTGGCGGACCGGGGCCGGGAGAAGCTCGGCGATACGCCGGTGCACGTCCTGCTGCAGATCTGAACGTCCGGTGTTGACGCCCGAGGGGGGAACCGGGTATTTCTGGAGCGTTCGCCCCCGTAGCTCAGCTGGATAGAGCAGCAGTTTCCTAAACTGTTGGCCGGAGGTTCGACTCCTCTCGGGGGCACTGTCACCTGAAGAGAACAGGGGCTCTCGAGCGCCAGCCGGCGCTCGGGAGCTTTGTCGCTTGGTCCATGTGGCGGCGCCGGGGCCACTAAGATGGCCCGCAGTACTGAAATACGCCCCAATGGGTTAGTATTGTCGGGCGCTTGGAGGGGTAATTGGGCCCCTCCCATGTCTCGATGCTGTACTCACTGGCTGGTGGAGATCCATGGCGAAGAAGAACGTTGCAACCAAGAAGAGTGAGCCGGCCAAGCCGGTGAAGCCCGTCACAATGGCCACCGAGTCGGCCGACCCGATGGCCTGGGTGCGGGCTCACCAGAAGCTCGTGCTCGGCATTGCCGGGGCAGTGGTGGTCGTGGCCCTGGGCACCTGGCTGGTCATCGAGACGGGGCAGCGGAGGCAGCTGCGGGCGGCCGAGCAGCTCGACCAGGCCCGCAACATCGCCGAATCGGGGAACCTCCCGCTCGCGGCCAGCGAGCTCCAGAAGATCATCGAGACCTTCAGCGGGACCAACGCCGCCACGGAGGCGGTGGTGACCCTCAACCAGGTGCGGATGGTCAACGGCCAGAGCGAACTCGCCGTCGTGAGCCTCCAGGAGTACCTGAAGACCAACCCGAAGAAGATCTACAAGGTTCCGGCGGAGGGGCTCCTCGGCGAGGCTCTGGAGAATGCCAACCGTCCCGAGGAGGCCGGGCAGGCCTACCTGGGCGCGGCCAACGACGCCGATCTGGACTACCTGAAGGCCCAGTACCTCCTGTCGGCCGGGCGCGCCTTTGCCAACGCCGGGAACACCGATGAGGCGTTCAAGGCGCTCAGCACGATCGTCGAGAAGTATCCGACGTCCAGTGCCAAGACCGAGGCGATGGTTCGGCTTTCCGAACTGACCCAGGGCCGGATGACGCTCGCTCAGTAGGCAATGGTCCACGGCTGAAGCCGTGGCTCGGCCGCGCGCACGCCGAGCTGCGGCTTCAACCGCAGACCTTAGAGACAGGGCGGGGCTCCAACCGGGGCGCCGCCCTTCTTATTGGGACTTAGAACAACGACGTATAAGATATGTTATGTTAAGTAGCCAAGTGGATAACTGTGGAGAAGTGGCTTCCCTGCCAGAAATCAATGTCATAAATTGTTTGGTGGGAGTTACTTAGATATTTGGTCCGTCAGGTGGAAAGGTCCACCTCTGGGGCATGCTACCCGGCGAGGGTGCCCGAAAACACCATCCGACCCTCGCCACGGAGCCATACGTTGGTGGCCCTGCCCCCGTCGATCGTGGCCCTGACGGTCAGCTGGCGGCCGCTCCGGGAGGCAAAGGTCAGCGGAAGCTCGGCCTCACCGGAAGCAGCCAGTCCCACGGCCGCCGCCACCGTCCCGGTGCCGCAGGCCAGCGTTTCCCCCTCGACCCCTCGTTCGTACGTCCTGATCCGCCAAGGGCCACCCGGCGTGGCCGGTTCAGCCACGAAGTTGCAGTTGGCCCCCTTGGGTGCGATGGCCGGGTCGAATCGCTGGGCCCGGCCGCGAGTCGGGAGGTCGAAGCCCTCCAGGTCACGGACCCTGGTCACCAGGTGCTCGACCCCCACCACGGCCTTCCGGATCCACTCCTCGCCGCTGGCCAGCGCCATGCCCGGCACCGGGGCCGGAAGGTCGAAGTCCGGGAGGTTCAGCTCGGCAAGATCCTCCTCCCCTTCAACGCAGCGAGTCGGAAACGGGCCCGCCCCGGTGGCCAGGGTCATTCCGCCGGCCGGGGCCATGCCGAGCCGGGCCGCGAGCCGGGTGCTGCAGAGGGCGGCGTTGCCGCACATGTTGGCGGGGCTGCCGTCGCAGTTCCAGAAGGTCATGCGGACGGTGGCCTCCCCCTCGGGGGTCAGGATCAGGAGCCCATCGGCCCCCACCCCATCCCGCCGGTCGCAGACGGCGCGGATGCGCTCCGCCGGCCACTCGTCAGGGGTGGTCGTCCGGCCGTCGAGCATCACGAAATCGTTGCCCGACCCGGACATCTTGAAGAAGGCCTCGCCGCTCACAGCTTGCCCACCAGGGACCGCAGCCGCAGCCACCAGACCATCCAGATGGCCTCCCGGACGATCTTCTTGTTCATCTTGCTCTGCCCTTCGACCCGGTCCACGAAGACGATCGGGATCTCCTTGAGACGGAATCCCTGTTTCCAGGCCCGGAAGCTCATCTCGATCTGGAAGGAATACCCGTTGGAGCGCACCCGGCCCAGCTCAAGTGTCGCGAGAACCGACCTGCGAAAGCACTTGAACCCGCCAGTGGAGTCGGTCAGCGGGAGCCCGGTGATCCACCGGGCGTAGATATTTGCCCCGTAGGAGAGCAGGAGCCGGCTCATCGGCCAGTTGATGACGTTGACGCCGGTCTTGTAGCGGGACCCGATGACCAGGTCGGCGTCCTCGATGGCGGCGAGGAACTTCGTCAGGTACTTCGGGTCGTGCGAGAAATCGGCGTCCATCTCGAAGATGAAGTCGTATTCCCGCTCCAGTGCCCAGCGGAAACCGGCCAGGTACGCCTTGCCCAGGCCCTCCTTCACGGTCCGATGGAGGCAGTAGATCCGGGGGTCCTCCTCCCCCATCCGAT of Gemmatimonadales bacterium contains these proteins:
- a CDS encoding adenine phosphoribosyltransferase, encoding MPETLQERIKKALRPVPDYPKLGSTFYDSVEVFRHGSLLKDVVEAMVAPFEGQGVSHVVGIEPQGQILGGAVAVALGAGFISARKPRKLPWVQVRQVYSLEYGDDSLEARRDDFVGEDRVVVVDDLLSSGGTAAAAGELVGALRGKLIGYTFIMEALADRGREKLGDTPVHVLLQI
- a CDS encoding tetratricopeptide repeat protein, which encodes MAKKNVATKKSEPAKPVKPVTMATESADPMAWVRAHQKLVLGIAGAVVVVALGTWLVIETGQRRQLRAAEQLDQARNIAESGNLPLAASELQKIIETFSGTNAATEAVVTLNQVRMVNGQSELAVVSLQEYLKTNPKKIYKVPAEGLLGEALENANRPEEAGQAYLGAANDADLDYLKAQYLLSAGRAFANAGNTDEAFKALSTIVEKYPTSSAKTEAMVRLSELTQGRMTLAQ
- the dapF gene encoding diaminopimelate epimerase, which gives rise to MSGEAFFKMSGSGNDFVMLDGRTTTPDEWPAERIRAVCDRRDGVGADGLLILTPEGEATVRMTFWNCDGSPANMCGNAALCSTRLAARLGMAPAGGMTLATGAGPFPTRCVEGEEDLAELNLPDFDLPAPVPGMALASGEEWIRKAVVGVEHLVTRVRDLEGFDLPTRGRAQRFDPAIAPKGANCNFVAEPATPGGPWRIRTYERGVEGETLACGTGTVAAAVGLAASGEAELPLTFASRSGRQLTVRATIDGGRATNVWLRGEGRMVFSGTLAG
- a CDS encoding polyprenol monophosphomannose synthase; translated protein: MAERVLVVVPTYNEIKNLPQIVPEILRQDPRIEVLVVDDGSPDGTGELADRMGEEDPRIYCLHRTVKEGLGKAYLAGFRWALEREYDFIFEMDADFSHDPKYLTKFLAAIEDADLVIGSRYKTGVNVINWPMSRLLLSYGANIYARWITGLPLTDSTGGFKCFRRSVLATLELGRVRSNGYSFQIEMSFRAWKQGFRLKEIPIVFVDRVEGQSKMNKKIVREAIWMVWWLRLRSLVGKL